The following proteins are co-located in the Heliorestis convoluta genome:
- the ilvN gene encoding acetolactate synthase small subunit gives MRHTLAVLVENRPGVLVHVSGLIARRAFNIESISAGHTEEPDMTRITIVVDGDERNIEQVVTQLSKLIDVIKIIDLTEEASIERELALIKVKATPETRSDIVDIVEIFRAKIVDINRETMVIELTGEERKIDALCQVLQDHGIVELVRTGKIALSRNPGAAKNKE, from the coding sequence ATGCGTCACACGTTAGCAGTACTGGTTGAAAATCGTCCTGGTGTACTTGTTCATGTATCGGGCTTAATTGCTCGCCGTGCCTTCAACATTGAAAGCATCTCAGCGGGCCATACAGAAGAACCTGATATGACTCGTATCACCATTGTCGTTGATGGTGATGAGCGCAATATAGAGCAGGTCGTAACACAACTTTCAAAATTAATTGATGTTATTAAAATCATTGATTTAACAGAAGAAGCATCGATTGAAAGAGAATTGGCGCTTATTAAAGTGAAAGCAACACCAGAGACTCGCTCTGATATTGTTGACATTGTTGAAATTTTTAGAGCCAAAATCGTTGATATTAATCGAGAGACAATGGTGATTGAACTTACTGGCGAAGAGCGCAAAATTGATGCCCTTTGCCAAGTATTACAAGATCATGGCATTGTCGAATTGGTTCGTACAGGTAAAATCGCTTTATCACGCAACCCTGGTGCGGCCAAAAACAAAGAATAA
- the ahbB gene encoding siroheme decarboxylase subunit beta, with amino-acid sequence MIMITELDKKLIRFLQDDLPITSRPFTAIAQELDITEEEVLARIEKYLEEGSMRRFGVALRHREVGFTANGMGCWDVPEERAEEVGKIMATFPDVSHCYQRPRFEGWPYSHFTMLHGQTREDCEAVAKRISEATGITNYRLLFSTAELKKTSMRYFMEEK; translated from the coding sequence ATGATCATGATCACAGAATTAGATAAGAAGCTAATTCGTTTTTTACAAGACGACTTGCCGATCACTTCAAGACCTTTTACAGCCATTGCCCAAGAACTGGATATCACAGAAGAGGAAGTTTTGGCTCGAATTGAAAAATACTTGGAAGAGGGATCGATGCGTCGCTTTGGTGTCGCTTTAAGACACCGCGAAGTCGGCTTTACAGCCAACGGCATGGGATGCTGGGATGTACCTGAAGAGCGAGCTGAAGAAGTTGGAAAAATTATGGCTACCTTCCCTGACGTTTCTCACTGCTATCAGAGACCCCGCTTTGAAGGATGGCCTTACAGCCACTTTACAATGTTGCATGGGCAAACAAGAGAAGATTGCGAAGCTGTAGCCAAGCGCATCTCGGAAGCAACAGGCATCACCAACTATAGACTCCTTTTTTCTACAGCAGAGCTGAAGAAAACCAGCATGCGTTACTTTATGGAAGAAAAGTAA
- the hemL gene encoding glutamate-1-semialdehyde 2,1-aminomutase, producing the protein MHKGYQRSEALFAEAKQLIPGGVNSPVRAFKAVGANPVFIDRAEGPYLYDVDGNRYIDYVLSWGPMIAGHANEEVSAALKEAIDRGTSYGAPTELETRLAQLLLDAFPAMDMVRMVNSGTEATMSALRLARGYTGRNKIVKFEGCYHGHADSLLIKAGSGALTLGVPTSPGVPSNIANNTITAPYNDLETMKKIFEEAGDDIAALIIEGVPGNMGCIPPKEGYLQGLRDLTRQYGALLIMDEVMSGFRVAYGGAQVLYDIEPDITCLGKIIGGGLPVGAYGGKKEIMEMIAPAGPIYQAGTLSGNPLAMTAGIAMLEILKRPGTYETLAEKTRYVAEGIAAAAKDAGVPLYSTRVGSMFSGFITTETVEDFASACTSDTEAFGAYFRAMLEEGVYLACSQFEAGFMSLAHSQEDLDFTIAAAQKAFRKVAERNGGK; encoded by the coding sequence TTGCATAAAGGATACCAACGTTCTGAAGCTCTTTTTGCTGAAGCAAAACAACTGATTCCGGGTGGCGTGAACAGTCCTGTTCGTGCTTTTAAAGCAGTTGGTGCCAACCCTGTTTTTATTGATAGAGCAGAAGGACCTTATCTCTATGATGTTGATGGCAATCGTTATATTGATTACGTCTTATCATGGGGACCTATGATTGCCGGTCATGCCAACGAAGAAGTTTCTGCAGCTTTGAAAGAAGCCATCGATCGCGGTACATCCTATGGTGCCCCCACAGAACTAGAGACTCGTCTGGCCCAGCTTCTTCTCGATGCTTTCCCCGCCATGGACATGGTTAGGATGGTGAACTCAGGCACTGAGGCAACGATGAGCGCCCTTCGTCTGGCTCGAGGTTATACCGGTCGCAACAAAATTGTGAAATTTGAAGGTTGCTACCATGGTCACGCTGATAGCCTCTTGATTAAAGCAGGCTCTGGTGCTTTGACCCTCGGTGTACCGACAAGTCCTGGTGTTCCAAGCAATATCGCCAACAACACAATTACAGCACCCTACAATGATCTAGAGACCATGAAAAAAATCTTCGAAGAAGCTGGCGATGATATTGCAGCTTTGATCATTGAAGGTGTACCTGGTAATATGGGTTGTATTCCGCCGAAAGAAGGATATTTGCAAGGTCTTCGTGATTTAACCCGTCAATATGGTGCCTTACTAATCATGGATGAAGTGATGAGTGGCTTCCGTGTTGCTTATGGCGGTGCGCAGGTTCTATACGATATTGAACCAGATATCACTTGCCTTGGTAAGATCATTGGCGGAGGCTTGCCTGTGGGTGCCTACGGTGGAAAAAAAGAAATTATGGAAATGATTGCACCAGCAGGTCCAATCTATCAGGCAGGAACACTTTCAGGCAATCCTTTGGCTATGACAGCAGGGATTGCTATGCTAGAAATCCTGAAGCGCCCGGGCACTTATGAAACGCTAGCAGAGAAAACGCGCTATGTAGCGGAAGGAATTGCAGCGGCTGCAAAAGATGCAGGCGTGCCCCTTTATAGCACTCGGGTAGGCTCTATGTTTTCTGGATTTATTACGACAGAAACAGTAGAAGACTTTGCATCTGCATGCACCTCTGATACAGAAGCTTTTGGAGCATACTTCAGAGCGATGTTAGAAGAAGGCGTCTATCTCGCTTGTTCCCAATTTGAAGCCGGCTTTATGTCCTTAGCACACAGCCAAGAAGATCTAGACTTTACGATTGCTGCTGCTCAGAAAGCTTTCCGCAAGGTAGCTGAAAGAAATGGTGGGAAATAA
- a CDS encoding DUF512 domain-containing protein — MIRQEQVQLKILDQTTGLTRWFEIEKDEDDDLGILFEQATFDGIRRCHNNCLFCFVDQMPSGMRSSLYEKDDDFRYSFWHGSFITLTNLREEDFQRLLSMRLSPLYVSVQATDEGVRRKLLRNAKAGQILERLRRLVDARIELHCQVVACPGINDGDVLEKSLEDLWTLGFGLASVAVVPVGLTHHREGLFELRPFQQDEAKNLIQQIEIWQDKAMKERGERVFFAADEFYLLAHQEFPDSEAYDEYSQLENGVGMSRLFIDQWHQGAKQWLTSGTVQIDRSKRPDKIYIVAGKSGQQVLQPLLDETEEKYGINWSDLGVQVLAVENQFFGSTVTVTGLLTGKDIVEHMTKHKLSVTRQDMLILPSIIFRAEGDVTLDDMTATEISTQLGSIPFTVVEAQGDSLLKALIWPRES; from the coding sequence ATGATTCGCCAAGAACAAGTGCAATTGAAAATACTTGATCAAACCACCGGGTTAACCCGGTGGTTTGAGATTGAAAAAGATGAAGATGATGATCTAGGCATCTTATTTGAACAGGCAACTTTTGATGGTATACGACGTTGCCATAATAACTGCTTGTTTTGTTTTGTCGATCAAATGCCTTCAGGCATGCGTTCTTCTCTTTATGAAAAAGATGATGATTTTCGCTACTCTTTCTGGCATGGTAGCTTTATTACCTTGACCAACTTGCGCGAAGAAGATTTTCAGCGCTTGCTTTCTATGCGACTGAGTCCCCTTTATGTATCGGTACAAGCAACGGATGAAGGCGTGCGCAGAAAATTATTGCGAAATGCAAAAGCAGGTCAGATTCTAGAACGTTTGCGGAGACTTGTCGACGCCCGTATAGAACTACATTGTCAGGTTGTAGCTTGCCCTGGTATCAACGATGGGGATGTGTTAGAAAAAAGCCTAGAAGATCTCTGGACTTTGGGTTTTGGTCTTGCCTCTGTCGCTGTTGTACCTGTGGGATTGACCCACCATCGAGAAGGATTGTTCGAATTACGTCCTTTCCAACAAGATGAAGCGAAAAACCTTATTCAGCAAATTGAAATCTGGCAAGATAAAGCGATGAAAGAAAGAGGAGAAAGAGTTTTCTTTGCCGCTGACGAGTTCTATTTGTTGGCTCATCAAGAATTTCCTGATAGTGAGGCCTATGATGAGTACAGTCAGCTAGAAAATGGTGTTGGGATGAGTCGCCTTTTTATCGATCAATGGCACCAAGGGGCAAAACAATGGCTTACATCAGGTACTGTTCAGATAGATAGAAGTAAGAGGCCTGATAAAATTTATATTGTTGCAGGAAAATCGGGACAACAAGTCTTGCAACCTTTGCTTGATGAAACAGAAGAAAAGTACGGTATTAATTGGTCAGACTTAGGCGTGCAAGTACTGGCTGTAGAAAATCAATTTTTTGGGTCCACTGTAACAGTAACAGGCTTGTTGACAGGAAAAGATATTGTTGAACATATGACAAAGCATAAACTTTCTGTTACGAGACAGGATATGTTGATATTGCCTTCAATCATCTTTCGAGCAGAAGGCGACGTGACCCTAGACGACATGACAGCTACAGAGATATCGACCCAATTAGGGTCTATACCCTTTACAGTTGTTGAAGCACAAGGAGATTCTCTGCTGAAAGCTTTGATCTGGCCTAGAGAATCCTGA
- the ilvB gene encoding biosynthetic-type acetolactate synthase large subunit: MKMTGAQAVVNSLQKEGVEVIFGYPGGGVLPLYDALYDSPLRHVLTRHEQGAAHAADGYARATGKVGVVIATSGPGATNLITGIATANMDSVPMVCITGQVGLSIIGKDSFQEADITGITTPITKHNYLVKNPKDLPRILREAFHIAQTGRPGPVVIDIPKDVFTATIDYDYPEEIVLRGYKPLYEGKKKEIDEVAKALQKAKKPLLFVGGGVISSEATDLVRTIVDQYKIPLISSFMGLGAIEAKDPCNLGMVGMHGTVAANMAVMDCDLLVGLGVRFDDRVTGLLAKFAPKAQIVHFDIDPAEVNKNVSTQYRVIGHLRWSLQSLLESLEHKIDTKVQADWTLWLQQVQKWHQENPLTFKNSEKVIKPQYVLQELDRQTKSNAIVVTDVGQHQMWTAQYYGFHRPRTLISSGGLGTMGFGLPAAIGVQMACPQENVLLVTGDGSLLMNCQEIATIVEHQLPIKVAIVNNHALGMVRQWQRMFFQQRYSHSTFHNGGTDYVRLAEAFGAKGLRATTPEEVPQVIAKALEIEGPVFIDFQVCSEENVLPMVPAGASLDQMIEGVVD, translated from the coding sequence ATGAAGATGACCGGAGCGCAGGCCGTTGTGAATAGCTTACAAAAAGAAGGGGTAGAAGTAATCTTCGGCTACCCTGGTGGAGGCGTACTACCTCTATACGATGCCCTCTATGATTCTCCTCTCCGGCATGTTCTTACTCGTCATGAACAAGGCGCGGCTCATGCTGCCGATGGTTATGCTCGCGCGACTGGAAAAGTTGGTGTAGTCATTGCCACATCAGGTCCCGGTGCCACCAATCTGATTACGGGTATTGCGACAGCCAATATGGACTCTGTACCGATGGTATGTATTACAGGCCAAGTTGGTCTTTCGATTATAGGAAAAGACTCTTTCCAAGAAGCCGACATCACCGGTATTACAACACCCATTACCAAGCATAACTATCTCGTTAAGAATCCCAAGGACCTACCTCGCATTCTGCGCGAAGCCTTCCATATTGCCCAGACAGGTCGCCCAGGTCCTGTTGTAATTGACATACCCAAAGACGTCTTTACAGCAACGATTGATTATGACTATCCCGAAGAGATTGTTTTACGTGGTTACAAGCCTCTCTATGAAGGGAAAAAGAAAGAAATTGATGAAGTGGCAAAGGCCCTACAAAAAGCCAAAAAACCATTGCTTTTTGTAGGTGGAGGTGTCATATCTTCTGAAGCGACTGATCTTGTTCGTACCATTGTCGACCAGTATAAAATTCCTTTAATAAGTTCTTTCATGGGCTTAGGTGCCATAGAAGCGAAAGATCCTTGTAATTTGGGTATGGTAGGAATGCACGGAACTGTTGCAGCGAACATGGCTGTTATGGACTGTGATCTATTAGTAGGTCTCGGGGTGCGCTTTGATGACCGAGTGACAGGCTTGCTGGCGAAGTTTGCACCGAAAGCACAAATCGTCCACTTCGATATCGATCCTGCCGAAGTGAACAAGAATGTATCTACGCAATACCGTGTAATTGGTCATCTGAGATGGAGCTTACAATCGTTGCTAGAAAGCTTAGAGCATAAAATTGACACAAAAGTACAAGCAGACTGGACCCTTTGGCTGCAGCAAGTACAAAAATGGCATCAAGAAAATCCTCTGACTTTTAAGAATAGTGAAAAAGTTATTAAGCCGCAGTATGTCTTACAAGAGCTCGATAGACAAACAAAAAGCAATGCCATTGTAGTAACCGACGTAGGGCAACATCAGATGTGGACAGCACAGTACTATGGCTTCCATCGTCCTAGAACGCTAATTTCTTCTGGTGGCCTTGGTACAATGGGCTTTGGTCTACCAGCGGCGATTGGTGTTCAGATGGCCTGTCCCCAGGAGAATGTACTGCTTGTCACGGGTGATGGCTCATTATTAATGAACTGTCAAGAAATTGCGACGATTGTAGAACATCAACTGCCAATTAAAGTAGCTATCGTTAACAACCATGCTCTAGGGATGGTACGCCAGTGGCAGAGAATGTTCTTCCAACAGCGCTACTCTCATTCAACTTTCCATAATGGTGGCACTGATTATGTACGTCTGGCAGAAGCTTTCGGAGCGAAGGGCTTGCGAGCTACAACGCCGGAAGAAGTGCCTCAAGTCATCGCCAAAGCCCTAGAAATAGAGGGTCCTGTTTTCATCGATTTCCAAGTTTGTTCGGAAGAAAACGTCTTACCTATGGTTCCTGCTGGCGCTTCTCTGGATCAAATGATAGAAGGGGTGGTGGACTAG
- the fni gene encoding type 2 isopentenyl-diphosphate Delta-isomerase, producing MDNLREVRKIDHIRQTLALEDGPQDNGFSHVHLIHNALPALNVEEIDLSLSFLGKKVNSPLLINAITGGHQSVTEINRRLAQVAARKGLALAVGSQSAGLRNPELWSSYSVVRENHPDGVIIANVNADTTVTEALRAIEVIEADGIQVHLNVAQELAMKEGDRHFRDWIKRISDLVQHSPVPVIVKEVGFGISKEVAFELLDRGVTYIDVGGAGGTNFVSIELRRQSKENRGFESWGIPTAMTLGEVIWAYQQKGIPFHEGAVIATGGIRNGWEAAKALAMGATAFGMAGSILKRLLLSVVPSQEERLIPQSSDLNGRIEAVEDYIDDFEQELLQAMVLTGSQNLQDLHGKPCIFTGRVKEWFEQREIVIQRNR from the coding sequence ATGGATAACCTCAGAGAGGTACGAAAAATTGACCATATCCGTCAAACGCTGGCCTTAGAAGATGGCCCCCAGGATAATGGTTTTTCTCATGTCCACTTGATTCATAATGCATTACCAGCACTGAATGTGGAAGAGATAGATCTTTCCCTTTCCTTTCTTGGCAAAAAAGTCAATTCTCCTCTCCTAATCAACGCAATTACAGGAGGCCATCAGTCCGTTACAGAGATTAACCGTCGACTGGCGCAGGTAGCAGCCAGGAAAGGCCTTGCGTTAGCAGTAGGTTCTCAATCGGCAGGGTTACGAAATCCTGAACTATGGTCTAGCTACAGCGTGGTGCGAGAGAATCATCCAGACGGTGTGATCATTGCCAATGTTAATGCTGATACAACGGTTACAGAAGCGCTTCGAGCTATAGAAGTCATTGAAGCGGATGGGATTCAAGTTCACTTGAATGTAGCACAAGAATTGGCCATGAAAGAAGGAGATCGGCATTTCAGAGACTGGATAAAAAGAATCTCTGATCTCGTTCAACATAGCCCCGTACCTGTCATCGTGAAAGAAGTGGGTTTTGGCATTTCCAAGGAAGTCGCTTTTGAACTCTTAGATAGAGGTGTCACTTACATTGATGTAGGTGGTGCCGGCGGAACGAACTTTGTATCGATTGAATTGAGACGGCAGAGTAAAGAAAACCGAGGCTTTGAGTCATGGGGAATTCCGACGGCTATGACCTTAGGAGAAGTGATTTGGGCTTACCAACAAAAAGGGATTCCTTTTCACGAAGGGGCTGTCATAGCCACCGGAGGGATTCGAAATGGTTGGGAGGCTGCAAAAGCACTGGCTATGGGCGCAACTGCATTTGGAATGGCTGGATCTATTCTTAAGCGCTTACTTCTTTCGGTGGTTCCTTCCCAAGAAGAAAGACTCATTCCACAAAGCTCTGACCTGAACGGACGAATAGAAGCTGTAGAAGATTACATTGACGATTTTGAGCAGGAATTGCTACAAGCGATGGTTTTAACGGGGAGTCAAAATCTACAGGACTTGCATGGAAAACCCTGTATTTTTACAGGAAGGGTAAAAGAATGGTTTGAGCAGAGAGAAATCGTTATTCAGAGGAATCGATAA